One genomic region from Quercus robur chromosome 4, dhQueRobu3.1, whole genome shotgun sequence encodes:
- the LOC126723575 gene encoding F-box protein At5g07610-like, translating to MGPISIQKDVCFVPKLCPDVLVQILCRLPEKDLIQYKCVSKDWYFLISETCVPIVSAKTSLCGLYFHTLALSDDMSRLHRNSSYDAKNRYFAELSKSGDRQVLEYVSLEAGGDEIGEVEIDKHAKNLLDSCNGLLLLRKPSTRQYDVFNPTTKESVTIPYSCDSYCDAALAFDPCKSIHFKVICIPYFHLDAPKWLDMFSSETEKWVRHTLHFDPVYIDGSYTIKEFVYLDGMLYWVLASENLFCIDLNLVSAHAIDLPKIERSSLSSSIGVSVGHLCFAQCERSNVSIWLLEDNKQADGWILKHSIRLDYLLHSLMVAQFRLLDEIFWFQPYAIHPKSDVIFLGTARSIISWHIKSNKFKLVSKTREGMVVPGCFTPVLTYSRCLVPLKSLGMRNFRSNQFAMNSGDKFLSLEMLFEDQV from the exons ATGGGTCCGATTTCAATTCAGAAAGATGTGTGCTTTGTTCCTAAGTTATGCCCAGATGTGTTAGTTCAGATACTATGTAGACTGCCTGAGAAAGATCTAATTCAATACAAATGTGTATCCAAAGATTGGTACTTTCTTATTTCAGAGACTTGTGTTCCAATTGTCTCTGCAAAGACTTCTCTTTGTGGACTTTATTTCCATACTTTGGCTCTTTCCGACGACATGTCTCGTCTTCATCGTAACTCATCATACGATGCGAAAAATCGCTATTTTGCTGAATTGTCAAAATCTGGTGATAGACAAGTTTTAGAATATGTCTCCTTAGAAGCCGGCGGTGATGAAATTGGTGAAGTCGAGATTGATAAGCATGCTAAGAACCTCCTTGATAGCTGCAATGGCCTTCTTTTATTAAGGAAGCCCTCCACACGCCAGTACGATGTCTTCAATCCTACCACTAAAGAGTCTGTGACAATTCCCTACTCCTGTGATTCATATTGTGATGCTGCACTGGCTTTTGACCCTTGCAAATCCATTCATTTCAAAGTTATTTGCATTCCTTATTTTCATCTTGATGCACCAAAATGGTTGGACATGTTTTCTTCAGAAACTGAAAAGTGGGTTCGACACACACTGCATTTTGATCCCGTTTATATTGATGGGTCCTATACAATTAAGGAGTTTGTTTACTTGGATGGCATGTTGTACTGGGTGTTAGCTTCAGAAAACCTTTTTTGCATCGACCTCAATCTAGTTAGCGCCCATGCCATTGACCTACCGAAGATTGAAAGATCAAGTTTATCATCAAGTATTGGGGTATCAGTGGGACATCTTTGTTTTGCTCAATGTGAACGCTCAAATGTCTCAATTTGGTTGCTTGAGGACAACAAACAAGCTGATGGATGGATTTTAAAACACAGCATCCGCTTGGATTACTTGTTGCATAGTCTGATGGTGGCTCAATTTCGATTACTTGATGAAATTTTCTGGTTTCAACCCTATGCAATTCATCCAAAGTCTGATGTTATCTTTCTAGGAACAGCTCGGAGCATCATAAGCTGGCATATCAAAAGCAATAAGTTTAAATTGGTCTCTAAAACAAGGGAAGGAATGGTTGTACCTGGGTGTTTTACTCCAGTTTTGACGTACTCTCGTTGCCTTGTCCCATTAAAGTCATTGGGCATGAGAAATTTCAGGTCAAATCAATT TGCAATGAATTCTGGGGACAAGTTTTTGAGCCTGGAAATGCTGTTTGAAGATCAGGTATAG